In a genomic window of Diadema setosum chromosome 3, eeDiaSeto1, whole genome shotgun sequence:
- the LOC140226486 gene encoding uncharacterized protein produces the protein MAALIKGASACFPFLCALTLIKLRWESEQDHSFFRKEREAYPWFHIYIFPPYVVALIAFGTVALCYSSRRSQIAIVTAILMTVKTIYTATIQSQHSSSNEWMVVRVAVHDVGAIGGILIMAKCVAENPSGNYWRSLFQYTRQVIEKYSALTWLSHIGRKLAFDTVEMILDWMKRIGLDLLYHYGKNLISIFCIFSAVQLYTVDEERRAFLDVWPNQVAMETLGISLLLGGFLLLSEWQTRLISGLVAGALIVYFITIDCNIHYWQSRLHVKYWQQMNIILKSAYVIFTLISIALEGI, from the exons ATGGCAGCCCTTATAAAGGGTGCTTCAGCGTGTTTCCCATTTTTGTGTGCCCTGACGCTGATAAAGTTACGCTGGGAGTCTGAGCAGGACCACAGCTTCTTCAGAAAAGA GAGAGAAGCATATCCCTGGTTCCACATCTATATCTTTCCCCCCTACGTTGTCGCTCTCATCGCTTTTGGGACCGTGGCGTTATGTTACAGCTCGAGGCGCTCCCAGATTGCCATTGTTACAGCCATTCTTATGACTGTCAAGACCATATACACGGCGACCATACAGAGCCAGCACAGTTCGTCAAATGAATGGATGGTG GTGAGGGTTGCTGTCCATGATGTTGGCGCCATTGGTGGGATCCTCATCATGGCAAAATGCGTGGCGGAGAACCCGAGCGGGAACTACTGGCGGTCGCTCTTCCAGTACACAAGACAGGTCATAGAAAAATATTCAGCTCTCACCTGGCTCAGCCATATTGG GCGAAAACTTGCTTTCGATACAGTGGAAATGATTTTAGACTGGATGAAACGAATTGGGCTCGATTTACTCTACCACTACGGAAAGAACCTCATCTCAATCTTCTGCATCTTCAGCGCCGTCCAGCTCTACACCGTGGATGAGGAGCGGCGAGCCTTTCTCGACGTATGGCCCAATcaggttgccatggaaaccctAGGCATCTCCCTCCTCCTGGGTGGATTCCTCCTGCTCTCGGAGTGGCAGACGCGGTTGATCAGCGGGCTGGTCGCAGGGGCTCTCATCGTATACTTCATCACCATCGACTGTAACATTCATTACTGGCAATCTAGACTTCACGTCAAGTATTGGCAACAGATGAACATAATCTTGAAGAGTGCTTACGTTATCTTTACACTAATATCTATAGCGCTGGAGGGAATCTAG